A stretch of the Thermofilum adornatum genome encodes the following:
- the guaA gene encoding glutamine-hydrolyzing GMP synthase — protein sequence MHSKNTDYSVVVLDFGGQYAHLIARRIRELNYHSLLLPYDASLEEIQRLNPVAVILSGGPASIYEANAPKPSKEVSHWLLSGEVPVLGICYGHQLLADMLGGEVQRRDEAEYGLSKMNVLQDDELFRGTPKEQTVWMSHRDAVVRLPPDTIRLAETNYSYVAAFRHIAKPIYGVQFHPEVKHTEHGMTILRNFLARITGAQPNWFVEDVVEEKIKELKKKTRGNVLVAVSGGVDSITTATIMLRVFGSNSVHIVFVDTGLLREGEPERVLKTLKSLGFEHIHFVDAKKLFLSRLKGVTDPEEKRKIIAETFREIFVSTVMEVEKKYGQINYLAQGTIYPDRVESGKTSRATAKIKSHHNVVMGQLPGIEILEPLADFYKDEVRKIALKLGIPEEIVYQHPFPGPGLAVRIIGEVTEDKLSILRKATKIVEEEFLKSGWYRKVWQAFPVLLSLKTVGVKGDVRSYEYVVALRVVESEDAMTANFVKLPWELLDRISHRITNEVEGVNRVLYDITNKPPATIEFE from the coding sequence ATGCATTCGAAAAATACGGATTATAGCGTAGTTGTCCTAGACTTTGGAGGGCAATATGCACACTTAATAGCCAGGAGAATCCGTGAACTAAACTATCACTCATTGCTTTTGCCGTACGATGCCAGCCTAGAAGAGATACAGCGTTTAAATCCCGTCGCCGTCATATTGTCAGGTGGACCCGCAAGCATATACGAGGCCAACGCGCCAAAGCCAAGCAAAGAGGTTTCGCATTGGCTCCTAAGTGGAGAGGTACCAGTTCTAGGGATATGTTACGGCCACCAGCTGTTGGCAGACATGCTTGGTGGAGAGGTTCAAAGGCGAGATGAAGCGGAATATGGCTTAAGCAAAATGAATGTGTTGCAGGACGACGAACTCTTCCGCGGGACCCCAAAAGAGCAAACCGTTTGGATGTCCCATAGGGACGCCGTTGTAAGGTTACCGCCCGACACTATTAGACTAGCTGAAACAAACTATTCCTACGTAGCGGCATTTAGACACATAGCTAAGCCTATATACGGTGTCCAGTTTCATCCAGAGGTCAAGCACACCGAGCATGGAATGACGATTCTGAGAAACTTCTTAGCAAGAATAACGGGGGCACAGCCAAACTGGTTTGTAGAAGACGTCGTCGAAGAAAAAATAAAGGAGCTAAAGAAAAAAACTCGTGGAAACGTACTAGTCGCTGTTAGTGGTGGAGTAGACTCAATAACTACGGCAACAATAATGTTAAGAGTTTTTGGTTCAAACAGTGTTCACATAGTTTTCGTAGATACGGGTTTACTCCGTGAAGGTGAGCCTGAAAGGGTACTTAAAACCCTAAAATCTCTTGGCTTTGAGCACATCCACTTTGTTGACGCCAAAAAATTGTTTCTCTCAAGGCTAAAAGGTGTAACGGACCCAGAAGAGAAAAGAAAAATTATTGCGGAAACATTTCGTGAAATCTTTGTTTCAACAGTCATGGAAGTCGAGAAAAAATATGGCCAGATAAATTATCTGGCCCAAGGAACAATTTATCCAGACAGAGTAGAAAGTGGAAAAACAAGCCGAGCAACAGCGAAAATAAAGAGCCACCACAATGTAGTAATGGGCCAGCTCCCAGGCATAGAGATCCTAGAGCCCCTAGCAGACTTCTATAAAGATGAGGTCAGAAAAATTGCTCTTAAACTAGGAATACCGGAAGAGATAGTGTACCAGCACCCGTTTCCTGGGCCTGGTTTAGCAGTAAGAATAATTGGCGAGGTGACCGAGGATAAACTTTCCATTTTAAGGAAAGCGACAAAAATCGTTGAAGAAGAGTTCCTGAAAAGTGGATGGTACCGTAAAGTGTGGCAGGCATTCCCTGTTCTACTTTCGTTGAAGACTGTAGGTGTCAAGGGCGACGTCAGAAGCTATGAATACGTGGTGGCTTTAAGAGTCGTTGAAAGCGAAGACGCTATGACTGCAAACTTTGTTAAGCTACCATGGGAACTTCTCGACAGAATATCGCACAGGATTACAAATGAGGTTGAAGGAGTGAATAGAGTTCTCTACGACATTACTAATAAGCCGCCAGCTACAATCGAATTCGAATAG
- a CDS encoding pantoate kinase, with protein MRCASAWSPAGLSGIFETHIVEDPLLTGARGAGLALKKGVTVTACESEQQGVKISISDGGKIIPTVSTVAKKLLSMFPGQLGVEIYVDVSVPIGGGLGTSGASALATALALGRLLGLRLSYLDLAKIAHVAEVECKTGLGTVSGLVAGGVVIVVRPGAPGNDLVDRLLFDKDMKAIIGFFGSRSKPEILSSASLPLIDAVGKRLIDELIRERSLEKLLEVSKRFSLETGLATENVKRAFNALEEAGIPYAGQTQIGDAVFTVVHDEQVDKAVEVLNNLKAKTIVSEISWEPARLV; from the coding sequence ATGAGATGTGCCTCTGCTTGGAGCCCGGCTGGCCTTAGCGGAATATTTGAGACACACATAGTCGAGGATCCATTGTTAACGGGGGCCAGAGGTGCAGGATTAGCGCTGAAAAAGGGTGTCACAGTTACAGCTTGTGAAAGCGAGCAACAAGGAGTCAAAATCAGTATTAGTGACGGCGGCAAGATAATCCCAACAGTCAGTACCGTCGCGAAGAAGCTGTTGTCTATGTTCCCTGGACAGCTTGGAGTCGAAATCTATGTTGATGTATCTGTTCCAATTGGTGGCGGACTAGGCACAAGTGGTGCAAGTGCTCTAGCCACGGCTCTCGCTCTGGGACGGCTACTAGGATTAAGGCTAAGCTACCTAGATCTAGCAAAAATTGCACATGTTGCAGAGGTGGAATGCAAGACAGGACTAGGAACGGTTTCGGGGCTTGTTGCAGGTGGCGTTGTTATTGTTGTTAGACCAGGAGCGCCTGGAAACGATCTAGTAGATAGGCTCCTCTTTGACAAGGACATGAAAGCGATTATAGGCTTTTTTGGAAGCCGAAGCAAGCCGGAGATCTTGTCTTCAGCTAGCTTACCTTTAATAGACGCCGTTGGAAAGAGGTTGATAGACGAGCTTATTCGTGAAAGATCGTTAGAAAAACTACTTGAGGTTTCCAAGAGATTTTCTCTGGAAACAGGGCTAGCGACTGAGAACGTTAAGAGAGCCTTCAATGCCCTAGAAGAGGCAGGAATACCATACGCAGGGCAGACACAGATAGGGGACGCTGTATTCACCGTAGTGCACGACGAGCAAGTAGATAAGGCAGTAGAGGTCTTAAATAACCTCAAAGCAAAAACTATTGTTTCGGAGATAAGCTGGGAACCCGCAAGACTCGTCTAG
- a CDS encoding ParB N-terminal domain-containing protein codes for MMHTYELVRDILARGVLVKPIVVDEASMVILDGHHRFEALKMMGFKSIPVAMVDYFSDAIVVESWRNNIRPTKAEVIDHARSGILYPYKTTRHMVILDGKRYHISEVVPEVNYKVVANASKPGSEVVEKLVRII; via the coding sequence ATGATGCATACATATGAACTGGTACGTGACATTTTAGCCAGGGGCGTCCTTGTAAAACCAATTGTGGTTGATGAAGCAAGCATGGTAATTCTTGATGGACACCATAGGTTCGAGGCACTGAAGATGATGGGTTTTAAAAGCATTCCTGTAGCTATGGTTGACTACTTTTCAGATGCAATCGTTGTTGAGTCTTGGAGAAACAATATTAGACCTACAAAGGCAGAAGTAATCGATCATGCCCGCAGTGGCATTCTATATCCATACAAGACGACTAGACACATGGTTATTCTCGATGGAAAGAGATATCATATTTCTGAAGTAGTTCCCGAAGTAAACTACAAGGTTGTTGCAAATGCCTCGAAGCCTGGTTCTGAAGTCGTAGAAAAACTGGTGAGAATAATTTAG
- the guaB gene encoding IMP dehydrogenase, with the protein MGIYVEKIKNTEIGLSFDDVLIVPAYSDVKLSDIDVSTRLTRKLLLKIPIVSSPMDTVTGIEMARKLGQLGGLGVFPRNLPEENLLQYVKTLADEGINIGVAVGPFDDERVSKVLDKGASLIVIDTAHGHSKNVVEATKRYSSIGAEVMAGNIVTGVAALDLIHAGASSLRVGVGPGHACVTREVAGVGYPQLSAIAQVADVAREYGVTVVADGGIEKPADIVKALAAGADAVMLGYLLAGTDEAPGEIVKRDDKCFKVYRGMGSRGALQSGSQRYGEFKKAPEGVEGLVPCRGPVEGVVEFLVNGLKQGMGYVGAVNLEELKKKSRFVRLTNAGLHESQARGLFEVKY; encoded by the coding sequence ATGGGTATATACGTCGAGAAAATTAAAAACACAGAAATAGGACTGAGCTTCGATGATGTCTTAATCGTTCCAGCCTATTCGGACGTAAAGCTCAGCGATATCGATGTTTCTACAAGGCTCACTAGAAAACTTTTACTAAAAATACCCATCGTTTCGAGTCCAATGGACACTGTGACAGGCATCGAGATGGCGCGAAAACTTGGACAGTTGGGGGGACTGGGCGTTTTTCCCAGAAATCTCCCTGAAGAAAACTTGTTACAGTATGTTAAGACTCTTGCCGATGAAGGAATAAATATAGGTGTAGCTGTTGGGCCCTTCGACGACGAGAGAGTATCAAAGGTTCTAGATAAAGGCGCGAGTTTGATAGTCATAGATACTGCCCATGGGCACAGCAAAAACGTTGTCGAGGCAACAAAAAGGTATTCAAGCATCGGAGCAGAGGTCATGGCTGGAAACATAGTTACAGGAGTAGCTGCCCTAGACTTGATACATGCAGGCGCCTCGTCCCTTAGGGTTGGGGTCGGACCGGGACATGCATGTGTAACCAGAGAAGTTGCAGGAGTGGGATATCCACAGCTCTCTGCCATTGCACAGGTGGCAGATGTGGCAAGAGAATATGGAGTCACGGTGGTTGCAGACGGCGGAATCGAGAAGCCTGCAGACATAGTAAAGGCACTAGCCGCAGGTGCAGATGCAGTAATGCTCGGATACTTACTTGCAGGAACAGACGAGGCACCGGGAGAAATTGTAAAGAGGGATGACAAATGCTTCAAGGTTTACCGAGGCATGGGAAGCAGGGGGGCACTCCAAAGTGGATCGCAACGTTATGGAGAATTCAAGAAGGCTCCGGAAGGTGTAGAGGGACTAGTACCATGTAGGGGACCAGTAGAAGGTGTAGTCGAATTCCTAGTTAATGGATTAAAGCAGGGGATGGGCTACGTTGGAGCCGTAAACCTAGAAGAATTGAAGAAAAAGTCCAGGTTTGTTAGATTGACTAATGCAGGCTTGCACGAGAGCCAGGCTAGAGGCCTCTTCGAGGTGAAATACTAA
- a CDS encoding amidohydrolase family protein produces the protein MGTVEIGQLVLHGKLIENARLEVSTSEDMYFESAVSPGFSDAHAHPQVVDVGEGGHWRDSYEWLENRKLRVNEAAIRKDKELSALLAEATILSSIIDGVTMLSLTGSLEGNIEAVKKLKATPRVVLLPTVMNLDGWSLPENIFVKYVENSFLWDGYFSLGFFVHSIKKADISMLRASYNISRKLHLPFALHLSEGIDEVDALVEALGKELDRVIAVHCIASPEKCRKAGLKVVHCPTSNIYLYNRTLGSIEHFDSLGSDWPLVTGNLFRTFQDAVKLHGATMDLLAKATLGGYEIYNIKPEGDLVTFDDPIEKVLRGESRPVYVFVKSKPIVKDEIIDPYGLSRTDVERIVRERVNYAFEKYGL, from the coding sequence ATGGGGACAGTAGAGATAGGACAGTTAGTCTTACATGGCAAGCTAATTGAGAACGCTAGATTAGAGGTATCAACGTCCGAAGATATGTATTTCGAGTCTGCTGTTTCTCCTGGCTTCAGCGACGCCCACGCACATCCACAAGTTGTGGATGTGGGGGAAGGTGGACACTGGAGAGACTCATATGAATGGCTTGAGAATAGAAAGCTGAGGGTAAACGAGGCAGCCATAAGAAAAGACAAGGAGCTCTCAGCGTTACTTGCAGAGGCAACAATCCTCTCCTCCATAATTGATGGTGTAACAATGCTTTCACTGACCGGGAGCCTCGAGGGTAATATCGAAGCTGTTAAAAAACTTAAAGCAACTCCCAGGGTCGTACTTTTGCCAACCGTAATGAATCTTGATGGTTGGAGCCTCCCAGAAAACATATTTGTCAAGTATGTGGAAAATAGTTTCCTGTGGGATGGATATTTCTCTCTAGGATTTTTTGTTCACTCTATCAAAAAGGCAGATATTTCGATGCTCAGGGCCTCTTATAATATCTCCCGAAAACTTCACCTACCCTTCGCGTTGCATCTCTCTGAAGGTATTGACGAAGTAGATGCACTTGTCGAGGCTCTTGGAAAAGAACTAGACAGGGTAATAGCTGTCCACTGTATAGCTTCTCCTGAGAAATGTCGTAAAGCGGGGTTAAAAGTTGTACATTGTCCAACTTCAAACATATATCTTTACAACAGGACTCTTGGAAGCATAGAACATTTTGACTCGCTTGGTAGTGACTGGCCTCTAGTAACGGGTAACCTTTTTAGGACTTTTCAGGATGCAGTCAAGTTGCACGGCGCTACTATGGATCTCCTTGCAAAGGCAACTCTTGGAGGATACGAAATATACAACATCAAGCCAGAAGGCGACCTAGTGACCTTCGATGATCCTATTGAGAAAGTGCTAAGGGGCGAATCTAGACCTGTATACGTTTTCGTAAAGAGCAAGCCTATAGTAAAAGACGAGATAATTGATCCGTATGGTTTATCCAGGACAGACGTAGAGAGAATTGTTAGGGAAAGGGTCAATTATGCATTCGAAAAATACGGATTATAG
- a CDS encoding molybdopterin molybdotransferase MoeA → MRKLHSVGRVIEESLKFLRLPSVIKVPVTDSLGLYSAEDVYSSFKLPPRPKTVVDGYAVRSRDVEAAGPSTPVVLRKIEGVIRPSSKEEMVLPEGYAAKIETGALLPEGADAVVPIEDVVEKEDRVYIYKRLAQWENVSLPGEEYDTDIRIVGQGERIQPHSVAGLMLEGKETVNVYDFSASILNIGDEIISQTFFRPYTHIFVASWLKTLGVNVSSIDFSPDSVEHIVSWLKKRKEWLTVLIGGTSMGGHDLTVQAINKLEPEYIVHGLALQPGKTACVAVKDGRLILAISGLPVAALSTLEVFFRPLARKLGMQVPLLPTIRAKLTRRISVKMGVIGFARVRVYRENEEYYAEPVMLGGSGALASLLRGNGYVIVPEGVEGYDEGETVEVNLYREVENIGEKNI, encoded by the coding sequence TTGAGGAAGCTTCACAGTGTAGGCAGGGTTATAGAAGAATCATTAAAGTTCCTTAGGTTACCCAGCGTTATCAAGGTGCCCGTAACAGACTCTCTTGGGCTATACTCAGCCGAGGATGTCTATTCATCCTTTAAGCTTCCCCCAAGACCTAAAACCGTTGTCGACGGTTACGCGGTTAGGTCTCGCGATGTAGAGGCCGCCGGACCTAGCACTCCAGTAGTGCTCAGGAAAATCGAGGGCGTTATAAGGCCAAGTTCTAAGGAGGAAATGGTTCTGCCTGAAGGCTACGCCGCCAAGATAGAAACTGGAGCTCTTCTACCAGAGGGCGCAGACGCCGTGGTGCCTATTGAAGATGTAGTAGAAAAAGAGGATCGAGTATATATCTACAAACGTTTGGCCCAATGGGAAAATGTCTCCTTGCCTGGCGAAGAATACGATACTGATATAAGGATAGTGGGACAGGGCGAAAGAATACAGCCACACAGCGTTGCAGGCCTCATGTTGGAAGGAAAAGAAACCGTAAATGTTTATGATTTCAGCGCCAGTATACTTAACATAGGCGACGAGATAATCTCCCAAACATTCTTCAGACCATACACGCACATATTTGTAGCCTCATGGCTAAAAACCCTGGGCGTGAACGTTAGTTCAATAGACTTCTCGCCGGACTCTGTGGAACATATAGTTAGCTGGTTAAAGAAAAGGAAGGAGTGGCTAACCGTACTTATAGGTGGGACATCGATGGGTGGACACGACTTGACAGTGCAAGCTATAAACAAGCTAGAGCCGGAATACATTGTTCACGGCTTGGCCCTTCAGCCGGGGAAAACTGCGTGCGTGGCTGTGAAGGACGGCAGGCTCATATTGGCTATTAGTGGGCTTCCTGTTGCTGCGTTATCAACTCTTGAGGTTTTCTTTAGGCCTCTTGCTAGGAAGCTAGGGATGCAGGTTCCGCTATTACCCACGATAAGGGCTAAACTTACAAGGCGCATCTCGGTGAAAATGGGTGTTATAGGCTTTGCCAGGGTGCGTGTTTACCGGGAAAACGAAGAGTACTATGCTGAACCAGTAATGCTAGGGGGGTCTGGTGCTTTGGCAAGTCTCCTCAGGGGCAACGGCTACGTCATAGTGCCTGAAGGGGTTGAGGGGTACGATGAAGGCGAAACTGTAGAGGTTAATTTGTACCGAGAGGTGGAAAATATTGGAGAGAAAAATATTTAG
- a CDS encoding phosphate signaling complex PhoU family protein, which yields MPLARKLIRLGKASLAVTLPSKWLKKHDLKEGQDVYIEDRDDYLEIWPKPREAEEIKQEAQVEIEPGEEKSTERIIISYYSAGYTSIRISYPKKTNKTLLKENIRRSLLRLVGLEAFEEEENYFLLQMIADTSTISIEKIISRMELLLKNNLRDLEEYARTGHMQYLKSIIERDEELDKFYFLLSRQVALSLKSSSYAEKVGIPQRPLLLPYFNYAKTLERLGDVFVSLARILQRGQTVTEEQVEIIKKAVTCGINAFQRGDKVSKKELGKLYSSFFTQGKELTLITYLIGNVLSLSLDLLEARVDFEALTPVQK from the coding sequence ATGCCTTTGGCAAGGAAACTAATAAGACTTGGAAAAGCAAGCCTAGCAGTCACGCTTCCATCAAAGTGGCTGAAGAAACATGACTTAAAGGAGGGCCAAGATGTTTACATTGAAGACAGAGACGACTACTTAGAGATATGGCCGAAACCCCGTGAGGCAGAAGAAATAAAGCAAGAAGCACAGGTAGAAATTGAGCCAGGCGAGGAAAAATCGACCGAAAGAATAATTATCTCCTATTACTCAGCTGGATACACGAGCATTCGCATATCTTATCCTAAGAAGACAAACAAGACACTTCTAAAAGAAAATATTAGAAGAAGCTTACTCCGTCTAGTTGGACTAGAGGCATTTGAAGAAGAAGAAAACTACTTTTTGCTACAAATGATTGCAGACACTTCCACTATTAGCATTGAAAAGATTATATCCAGAATGGAGCTATTGTTGAAGAATAATCTTAGAGACCTAGAAGAATATGCACGCACAGGCCACATGCAGTACTTGAAAAGCATCATTGAGAGAGATGAGGAACTAGACAAATTCTATTTCCTGCTAAGCAGGCAGGTAGCATTATCACTAAAAAGCAGTAGCTATGCAGAAAAAGTAGGAATACCCCAGAGACCACTATTACTTCCATATTTCAATTATGCCAAAACTCTTGAGAGATTGGGCGACGTATTTGTGAGCCTTGCAAGAATTCTTCAAAGAGGTCAAACAGTCACAGAAGAACAAGTTGAAATTATAAAGAAAGCTGTGACCTGTGGGATAAATGCGTTTCAGAGAGGAGATAAAGTTAGCAAAAAGGAGCTGGGAAAGCTGTATTCCAGCTTTTTTACTCAAGGAAAAGAGTTGACCCTTATAACATATCTTATTGGAAATGTTCTTTCACTTTCGTTGGATCTCTTGGAGGCACGAGTAGACTTTGAGGCTCTGACACCTGTTCAAAAATAG
- a CDS encoding acylphosphatase — protein MTRLVRAHIIVSGLVQGVFYRATMQEVARSLGVTGWVRNLPDGRVEAVAEGDEEAVKKLIEWAWRGPPMARVENVEVKWEDYRGEFRDFYIRW, from the coding sequence ATGACTAGACTTGTAAGAGCTCACATTATTGTATCTGGCCTTGTCCAGGGAGTTTTCTATAGGGCAACCATGCAGGAGGTTGCAAGGAGTCTGGGAGTAACTGGCTGGGTACGTAACCTACCAGATGGGAGAGTAGAAGCCGTTGCCGAGGGAGACGAGGAAGCCGTAAAAAAACTTATAGAATGGGCTTGGCGTGGACCCCCAATGGCAAGAGTAGAAAATGTTGAGGTAAAGTGGGAGGATTATAGGGGAGAGTTTAGGGACTTTTATATTCGTTGGTGA
- a CDS encoding molybdopterin biosynthesis protein, whose amino-acid sequence MERKIFRKMVSVDEVIPLIESYRPLNPLGEVEVSLKEAIGRVLSRNIFSPSNYPPYTRATVDGYAVISEDLAGVYEDRPKTLKLVGKVATGETKLLRLERGQCVEVSTGAVVPYPADAVVLIEHTHARNGEVEFYRSVARGENIDIAGSDIAEGEVVAWKGTIVTPLLVSVLAAVGIDKVWVYRPVRLGIIPTGNELKTPGEKLEYGQIYDSNSTMIYAYAKSIGAEPKIYPRVHDVVEEIEEALHKALNENDIVATIGGTSAGLEDKTYRVLSRLEPGIILHGVREKPGRPLAVAVHGDKIVFALPGFPLSCLLTVNLYLLPVILKLQGTPKSEVPTIKARIETPIRGEPGIRVFVPAILKHNGEMKAYPLTGHSGRVSAMSLLDGYIIVPEDTEHLPEGTEVDVLLNPFQKNYELNIIGSHDPLLQSIVANLPGYDKVRMVNVGSLSGLQALKSGVADMAGTHLLDPATGEYNLPIIRQLDIKQALVLIGYKREQGFIYRKNTELVSSFKDIVDKHLRFVNRNPGSGTRVLIDHMLEEESRQLGISPEEMKKRLTGYTFEVKTHEAVAYLISRGIVDVGIGVKYIAERYGLEFKPITSERYDIVIRREAYTNKLVSQIIEKIRNLDKATLPAGYSLDTKTGTIIEL is encoded by the coding sequence TTGGAGAGAAAAATATTTAGAAAAATGGTAAGCGTCGACGAAGTAATCCCACTTATAGAGTCTTACAGGCCGCTTAATCCACTAGGAGAAGTAGAAGTCTCCTTGAAGGAGGCAATAGGGCGGGTCTTAAGCAGAAACATTTTTTCACCCTCCAATTATCCTCCATACACTAGGGCAACAGTAGACGGCTACGCTGTAATAAGTGAAGACCTAGCGGGAGTATACGAGGATAGGCCAAAAACCTTGAAGCTTGTCGGGAAAGTGGCTACCGGAGAGACCAAGTTGCTTAGACTAGAAAGAGGACAATGTGTAGAAGTCTCTACTGGCGCAGTTGTTCCCTATCCTGCAGATGCCGTCGTGTTAATTGAGCATACGCACGCGAGGAATGGCGAAGTAGAGTTTTACCGCTCGGTAGCCAGAGGTGAAAACATTGACATTGCTGGTTCCGATATTGCTGAAGGAGAAGTTGTCGCGTGGAAAGGGACTATAGTCACCCCACTTCTAGTTTCAGTATTAGCAGCTGTAGGGATAGACAAGGTATGGGTATATAGGCCGGTTCGCCTAGGAATAATTCCCACAGGCAACGAACTGAAAACTCCAGGAGAAAAGCTCGAATACGGACAAATCTATGACTCCAACTCAACAATGATCTATGCCTATGCAAAGTCCATAGGAGCAGAGCCCAAGATATATCCCCGCGTACACGATGTAGTTGAAGAAATAGAAGAAGCTCTACACAAGGCATTAAATGAAAACGATATAGTAGCAACGATTGGCGGAACCTCTGCCGGCCTAGAGGATAAAACCTACAGGGTTCTAAGCAGGCTCGAACCAGGAATCATACTCCATGGTGTAAGAGAAAAGCCCGGCAGACCCCTCGCTGTAGCCGTCCACGGAGACAAGATAGTCTTCGCGTTGCCCGGCTTCCCACTTTCATGTCTGCTAACAGTCAACCTCTACCTTCTTCCCGTAATACTAAAGCTTCAAGGCACGCCTAAAAGTGAGGTCCCAACAATAAAGGCACGCATAGAGACACCTATCCGTGGAGAACCAGGTATAAGGGTATTTGTGCCCGCAATCCTGAAGCACAACGGAGAAATGAAGGCTTACCCCCTAACGGGTCACAGCGGACGTGTGTCGGCAATGTCACTATTAGACGGCTATATAATTGTTCCAGAGGACACAGAACACCTTCCAGAAGGGACAGAAGTCGACGTGCTATTAAACCCATTCCAGAAAAACTATGAACTAAACATTATTGGTTCCCATGACCCACTGTTACAATCCATAGTTGCAAATCTGCCAGGCTACGACAAAGTACGCATGGTCAACGTCGGCTCGCTCTCAGGGCTCCAAGCACTAAAAAGCGGAGTAGCAGACATGGCTGGAACACACCTACTTGACCCAGCTACGGGAGAATACAATTTACCAATTATAAGACAGCTCGACATTAAACAAGCACTAGTTCTCATAGGCTATAAGCGAGAACAGGGCTTCATATATAGGAAAAACACAGAACTAGTTTCTTCATTTAAAGATATAGTCGATAAACATCTACGCTTCGTCAACAGGAATCCCGGAAGCGGTACACGTGTACTCATTGATCACATGTTAGAAGAGGAATCACGTCAACTAGGAATATCGCCTGAAGAGATGAAGAAAAGGCTTACTGGCTATACCTTTGAGGTTAAAACCCACGAGGCAGTAGCTTACCTCATTAGCAGGGGAATAGTTGACGTAGGAATAGGTGTAAAATATATTGCTGAGAGATATGGTCTAGAGTTTAAACCTATCACAAGCGAGAGATATGACATCGTGATAAGAAGAGAAGCCTATACAAATAAATTAGTGAGCCAAATAATAGAAAAAATCAGGAACCTAGACAAAGCGACGCTACCCGCAGGATATTCTTTGGACACGAAAACTGGAACAATAATAGAGTTGTAA
- the pstS gene encoding phosphate ABC transporter substrate-binding protein PstS, which yields MSQRQNYKKIIVIAIAIVVVLAGLFIFSANKPAQQQASQQQPSQQSSQQASQPVLLKGSGATFPEAQLRKWIQVFTSTNTDIKIEYSAVGSGQGVSDFINGLTTFGCSDVPLTIEQLNQAKNKYGIVYQVPYLLGGIAVVYNVPELKDKQPLKLTPEVLVDILLGKINYWDDPKIKELNPEVANLLPHKEIYFIHRSDGSGTTAVFTSYLSFVSSEWKTKVGTGKTVQWPLDSMGRGQGAQGNTGVASMVQQTPYSMGYVELAYMKGMGVVALRNNAGKFVQPSPERVSLAVKSLDVDFTSDIYSLDLLSKIFGTTDPDAYPISSPTYMFLKSPDNYDLNTRKALARWLQFIATDGQKPENIAEGYAPIPQSISQKILQLSQLFGK from the coding sequence ATGAGTCAAAGACAAAACTATAAAAAAATAATAGTAATCGCCATAGCGATAGTAGTAGTACTGGCTGGACTATTCATCTTCTCTGCAAACAAGCCTGCTCAACAACAAGCCTCTCAACAGCAACCATCCCAGCAATCATCACAACAAGCTTCTCAGCCAGTGCTCCTAAAGGGAAGTGGTGCAACTTTTCCCGAGGCCCAGCTCAGAAAATGGATACAAGTCTTTACTTCTACAAATACAGATATAAAGATTGAATACAGCGCTGTAGGTAGTGGCCAAGGAGTAAGCGACTTCATTAATGGTCTTACGACCTTTGGTTGCTCGGATGTTCCACTGACAATTGAACAGCTGAACCAGGCTAAAAACAAATATGGGATTGTTTATCAAGTTCCCTACCTTCTCGGAGGAATAGCGGTAGTGTACAATGTACCGGAGCTAAAAGACAAACAACCACTCAAGCTTACACCAGAAGTTCTCGTAGACATCCTCCTCGGAAAAATAAATTATTGGGATGACCCAAAGATAAAGGAACTAAACCCTGAAGTCGCGAATCTCTTACCGCACAAAGAGATATACTTTATTCATAGAAGTGACGGCAGTGGAACAACAGCTGTCTTCACGTCTTACCTGAGCTTTGTCTCGAGCGAATGGAAAACAAAAGTTGGAACTGGGAAAACGGTTCAATGGCCTCTTGACTCGATGGGAAGAGGACAAGGTGCACAAGGAAATACAGGTGTTGCAAGCATGGTTCAGCAAACACCGTACTCCATGGGATATGTCGAACTGGCATATATGAAGGGAATGGGTGTGGTAGCTTTAAGAAACAATGCAGGTAAATTCGTACAACCTTCTCCTGAAAGGGTCAGTTTAGCCGTTAAAAGCTTGGATGTCGATTTTACTAGTGATATATACAGTTTAGACCTTCTATCGAAGATCTTTGGAACAACAGATCCAGATGCCTATCCAATCTCTTCCCCAACTTACATGTTTCTCAAGTCTCCTGACAACTACGACCTAAACACGAGAAAGGCACTTGCAAGATGGTTACAGTTTATAGCTACAGACGGTCAGAAGCCAGAAAATATTGCAGAAGGTTATGCGCCAATACCACAAAGTATTTCACAGAAAATACTTCAGCTATCTCAACTTTTTGGTAAATAA